The following coding sequences lie in one Pseudomonas syringae CC1557 genomic window:
- a CDS encoding TonB-dependent receptor, producing MRIALSDQGIFQVGTQMHTTHGDGVKHTLLAQAIDQAHTARGRRYGWLLMGLTALQCIPAMADTDTAQTPETVALESVTVTATRREESLQKVPVAVSVIQGEQLERDNRNGVASIVQQVPSLNFRTGASNKDTSLFIRGVGTISTSPGVEPTVATVIDGVVYARPGQATLDLLDLERIEVLRGPQGTLFGKNASAGVLNVTTKAPTEETHGYIDQSYYSGNESRTRFGIGGSLIPQTLKGSITTLFGSYDGNVDNTLNGQEVNGYNRKGARGKLEFTPNDDITFTLAADYMQSHDDAPNGVVTKALTPAFASALSPVRADSDNRNVLSDYRSHVEDVNKGLSGQLDWQLGDYTLTSITAWRGWDNTQYQDGDRLGTVTAAFPATEDKGDLAFNQYSQELRLASPKGQFVEYVGGLFYMHGKSDETYQRTLITPTTQDRGIADYSTTTDSYSVFGETTFNFTPDFRAIAGARWTHDDLEYDHRRVSTSATTVSGIQPATSSSGSVDEDGKSGRLGLQYDLSDSVMTYITYSRGYKGPAYNVFFNMQPRDTEALKPETSNTWEVGLKATTWNNRLTTNLAVFHSDYDNYQANFFDSVAGQVVTRLINAGSVSTEGVELDYALQATRNLKFSGALSYTRARIDTFACPAGAAASCNVDGKTLPYSPDWKSYVRADYSIPLDNGLDIELGTDYSWQSEVQYDISQNPDTRQGAYGIWNASVALADYNSGWRVALLGKNLADKSYSPMLATGGNYVYRSVPRDDERYFGVQLRKDF from the coding sequence GTGCGCATTGCACTGTCGGATCAGGGCATATTTCAGGTAGGCACGCAGATGCACACAACCCATGGGGATGGCGTCAAACACACACTTCTGGCACAGGCCATCGATCAGGCGCACACGGCGCGGGGGCGTCGTTATGGCTGGTTGCTGATGGGGCTGACAGCCTTGCAGTGCATTCCGGCGATGGCGGACACCGATACTGCGCAGACCCCTGAGACGGTAGCGCTGGAGTCCGTCACAGTGACCGCCACGCGCCGCGAAGAATCACTGCAAAAAGTGCCGGTCGCGGTGTCGGTGATTCAGGGCGAACAGCTGGAGCGGGATAACCGCAACGGCGTGGCCAGTATCGTGCAGCAGGTGCCGTCGCTGAATTTCCGTACCGGCGCCTCCAACAAGGACACCTCGCTGTTCATTCGCGGGGTCGGCACCATTTCCACCTCACCGGGCGTCGAGCCGACGGTGGCAACCGTGATTGACGGCGTGGTGTATGCGCGTCCAGGGCAGGCCACGCTGGACCTGCTCGACCTGGAACGCATCGAAGTGCTGCGCGGCCCGCAAGGCACGCTGTTCGGCAAGAATGCGTCGGCCGGTGTACTCAACGTCACCACTAAAGCGCCGACCGAAGAGACCCACGGCTATATCGATCAGTCGTATTACAGTGGCAACGAAAGCCGTACCCGTTTCGGCATCGGCGGCAGTCTGATTCCGCAGACCCTCAAGGGCTCGATCACCACGCTGTTCGGCAGCTACGACGGCAATGTCGACAACACGCTCAACGGTCAGGAAGTCAACGGATACAACCGCAAGGGTGCACGTGGCAAGCTGGAATTCACGCCCAACGATGACATCACGTTTACCCTCGCGGCGGATTACATGCAGTCCCATGACGACGCGCCCAACGGCGTAGTGACCAAGGCGCTGACCCCGGCATTTGCCAGTGCCCTGTCGCCAGTGCGTGCGGACAGCGACAACCGCAATGTGCTCAGCGATTACCGCAGCCATGTCGAAGACGTCAACAAAGGCCTGTCCGGCCAGCTCGACTGGCAACTGGGCGATTACACCCTGACGTCCATCACCGCCTGGCGCGGCTGGGATAACACTCAGTATCAGGATGGCGACCGTCTTGGCACCGTCACGGCTGCTTTCCCCGCTACTGAAGACAAAGGTGATCTGGCGTTTAACCAGTACTCTCAGGAGCTGCGCCTGGCATCGCCGAAAGGCCAGTTTGTCGAATACGTCGGCGGGCTGTTCTACATGCACGGCAAGAGCGACGAGACCTATCAGCGCACGTTGATCACGCCGACGACTCAGGATCGCGGCATCGCTGACTACAGCACGACCACCGACAGCTATTCGGTGTTCGGCGAAACCACGTTCAACTTCACACCGGACTTCCGTGCGATTGCCGGGGCACGCTGGACCCACGATGATCTGGAATACGATCACCGCCGCGTCTCGACGTCGGCCACTACGGTGAGCGGCATTCAGCCGGCGACCAGCAGTTCCGGTTCGGTGGACGAGGACGGCAAGTCCGGGCGTCTGGGGCTGCAATACGACCTGAGTGACAGCGTGATGACTTACATCACCTACTCGCGCGGCTACAAAGGCCCAGCCTATAACGTGTTCTTCAACATGCAGCCGCGCGACACCGAGGCGCTCAAACCGGAAACCTCGAACACTTGGGAAGTCGGCCTCAAGGCCACCACCTGGAACAACCGTCTGACCACCAACCTGGCGGTGTTCCACAGCGATTACGACAACTATCAGGCGAACTTCTTCGACAGCGTGGCCGGGCAGGTCGTCACGCGCTTGATCAACGCAGGCAGCGTCAGCACCGAAGGTGTCGAACTGGACTACGCGTTGCAGGCCACCCGCAATCTGAAGTTCTCCGGCGCGCTGTCCTACACTCGTGCGCGGATTGACACGTTTGCCTGCCCGGCCGGTGCAGCAGCCTCGTGCAACGTCGATGGCAAAACCCTGCCCTACAGCCCGGACTGGAAAAGCTACGTGCGCGCCGATTACAGCATCCCGCTGGACAACGGTCTGGATATCGAACTGGGCACTGATTACAGCTGGCAGAGCGAGGTGCAGTACGACATCAGCCAGAACCCGGACACCAGGCAGGGTGCTTATGGCATCTGGAACGCCAGCGTTGCCCTGGCCGATTACAACAGTGGCTGGCGCGTGGCGCTGCTCGGCAAGAACCTCGCCGACAAGTCCTATTCGCCGATGCTGGCGACCGGCGGCAACTACGTTTACCGATCCGTGCCGCGCGATGACGAACGTTATTTCGGCGTGCAACTGCGCAAGGATTTTTGA
- a CDS encoding LLM class flavin-dependent oxidoreductase has translation MSTTARQMKLGAFLMATGHHIAAWRHADVPADAGLDFKHYRHVARVAEAAKFDALFVADSVAAATGDIASRMARSDHFEPLTLLSALSAVTDYIGLIATATTTYNEPYHVARKFASLDHLSGGRAGWNLVTSDAAAEAQNFGRAEHVGHAERYSRAREFHQVVTGLWDSWADDAFIRDKASGEYYDPARLHVLDHVGEHFSVKGPLNVARSPQGQPVVVQAGSSEAGRDLAAQTAEVVFTAQTSLASAQAFYADIKGRLSAYGRDAESLKVMPGVFIVVAETEALAKAKFESFQNLVEPQVGVALLGRMLGNFDLSGYPLDGPLPELPLTDSGQRSRQTLLTELADQENLTLAQLGRRIAGGRGHYSLIGTPAQIADELQTWFEQGAADGFNVLVPHLPGGLEDVAQLLVPELQRRGLFRIEYEGKTLRDNLGLQRPAYRF, from the coding sequence ATGAGCACGACTGCTCGACAGATGAAACTCGGCGCTTTTCTGATGGCCACCGGGCACCACATTGCGGCTTGGCGCCATGCGGATGTGCCCGCCGATGCGGGGCTGGATTTCAAGCACTATCGGCATGTGGCCAGGGTAGCGGAAGCTGCGAAATTCGATGCGCTGTTTGTGGCGGACAGCGTTGCTGCGGCGACCGGTGATATCGCCAGCCGCATGGCGCGCTCCGATCATTTCGAACCGCTGACGCTGCTCTCGGCGCTGAGCGCGGTGACTGACTACATCGGTCTGATTGCAACCGCGACGACGACCTACAACGAGCCGTATCACGTGGCCCGCAAGTTCGCCTCGCTGGATCATCTGTCCGGCGGTCGGGCAGGCTGGAATCTGGTGACGTCGGATGCCGCCGCCGAGGCGCAGAACTTCGGTCGTGCCGAACATGTAGGGCATGCCGAGCGCTATAGCCGCGCACGAGAGTTTCATCAGGTGGTGACCGGCCTGTGGGACAGCTGGGCAGACGATGCTTTCATCCGTGACAAAGCCAGCGGTGAGTATTACGACCCGGCCAGACTGCACGTGCTCGACCACGTGGGCGAGCACTTCAGCGTCAAAGGGCCACTGAACGTGGCGCGCTCGCCGCAGGGGCAGCCCGTAGTAGTGCAGGCAGGTTCGTCTGAAGCAGGGCGTGATCTGGCGGCGCAGACGGCAGAGGTCGTATTCACCGCACAGACATCGCTGGCCAGTGCTCAGGCTTTTTACGCAGACATCAAGGGACGTCTGAGCGCATACGGACGTGACGCAGAGTCGCTGAAAGTCATGCCCGGCGTGTTCATCGTCGTGGCAGAAACCGAGGCGCTGGCGAAAGCGAAATTCGAGTCGTTTCAGAACCTGGTCGAGCCGCAGGTGGGTGTCGCCCTGTTAGGACGCATGCTGGGCAACTTCGACCTGTCGGGTTATCCGCTGGATGGTCCTTTGCCGGAACTGCCGTTGACCGACAGCGGCCAGCGCAGTCGGCAAACGTTGCTGACCGAACTCGCCGATCAGGAAAACCTGACTCTGGCGCAATTGGGGCGGCGAATTGCCGGTGGGCGAGGGCACTACAGCTTGATCGGCACACCTGCGCAGATCGCCGATGAACTGCAAACCTGGTTTGAACAGGGCGCGGCGGACGGCTTCAACGTGCTGGTGCCGCATCTGCCGGGCGGGCTTGAAGATGTCGCGCAGTTGCTGGTACCCGAGTTGCAGCGGCGCGGGCTGTTTCGTATCGAATACGAAGGCAAGACGTTGCGCGACAACCTGGGCTTGCAGCGGCCTGCTTATAGATTTTGA
- a CDS encoding sulfonate ABC transporter substrate-binding protein: protein MKPFTFIAAMLAFCGLLNSASADEPDSLRIGYQKGSITLVLAKEHALLEKRFPDTKIQWIEFPAGPQMLEALNIGSLDIASTGDIPPIFAQVAGADLVYIGAEPAKPQAETLLVRNESPLRSVADLKGHKVALQKGSSSHNVVLRVLNKAGLTFKDIQPIYLTPADARAAFENGSVDAWAIWDPYYSIAMSEGHSRLLANGEGLGLSGPFYTARREFAEKNGAFVQQILDELTVADGLSRTQRAESIQILARSMGLSEAVITQYLDHRPASPSLPITPDIVRAQQATADLFYDNHLIPKRVDIQQVVWQKP, encoded by the coding sequence ATGAAACCATTCACTTTTATCGCCGCCATGCTGGCCTTCTGCGGTCTGCTCAACAGCGCCTCCGCCGACGAACCCGACAGCCTGCGCATCGGCTATCAGAAAGGTTCGATCACGCTAGTGCTGGCCAAGGAGCACGCGCTGCTGGAGAAACGTTTTCCTGATACAAAAATCCAATGGATCGAGTTCCCGGCCGGGCCGCAGATGCTTGAGGCGTTGAACATCGGCAGTCTGGATATTGCTTCAACCGGCGACATTCCGCCGATCTTTGCTCAGGTCGCAGGTGCCGATCTGGTCTACATCGGCGCGGAGCCAGCCAAGCCGCAGGCAGAAACCTTGCTGGTGCGCAACGAAAGCCCGCTGCGCAGCGTCGCCGACCTGAAGGGCCACAAGGTTGCACTTCAGAAAGGCTCCAGCTCCCACAACGTGGTGCTGCGCGTGCTGAATAAGGCAGGTCTGACCTTCAAGGATATCCAGCCGATTTACCTGACTCCGGCCGATGCCCGCGCCGCTTTCGAAAACGGCAGCGTCGATGCCTGGGCAATCTGGGACCCGTACTACTCCATCGCCATGAGCGAAGGCCACAGCCGCCTGCTGGCCAATGGCGAAGGGCTTGGACTGTCGGGACCTTTCTATACCGCACGCCGGGAATTTGCCGAGAAGAATGGCGCGTTCGTGCAGCAGATCCTCGATGAACTGACTGTTGCTGACGGGCTATCCCGCACGCAGCGTGCCGAGAGCATTCAGATTCTGGCGCGTAGCATGGGCTTGTCTGAAGCGGTCATCACTCAGTATCTTGACCATCGGCCTGCATCACCCAGCCTGCCGATCACACCCGATATCGTGCGTGCGCAGCAGGCGACCGCTGATCTGTTTTACGACAACCACTTGATACCCAAGCGGGTCGACATTCAGCAGGTTGTCTGGCAAAAGCCATGA
- the mgrA gene encoding L-glyceraldehyde 3-phosphate reductase, giving the protein MTYIAAENRYEDMPYRRTGRSGLVLPALSLGLWHNFGDSTPIDTQRAMLRTAFDLGINHFDLANNYGPPYGSAEINFGRLLSEDFQQYRDELIISSKAGWDMWPGPYGQGGGSRKYVLASLDQSLQRMGLDYVDIFYSHRFDPDTPLEETASALATAVQQGKALYIGISSYSGAKTREIAALLKEWKVPLLIHQPAYNLLNRWVEKDLLDATEELGAGVIAFTALAQGLLSDKYLNGVPKDARVNRPGGGSLQASHLSEQNIAHVRALNDIAQRRGQSLAQMALAWTLRDPRVTSALIGASRPEQIIENVGALKNLAFSSEELAEIDSFAVEGGINLWEKPSLAE; this is encoded by the coding sequence ATGACCTACATCGCTGCCGAAAATCGTTACGAAGACATGCCTTATCGCCGTACCGGCCGCAGCGGGCTGGTGCTTCCGGCACTGTCTTTGGGCTTGTGGCACAACTTCGGTGACAGCACGCCGATCGACACCCAGCGCGCCATGCTGCGCACGGCGTTCGATCTGGGCATCAACCACTTTGACCTGGCCAACAACTATGGCCCGCCGTATGGCAGCGCCGAGATCAACTTCGGTCGTTTGCTGAGCGAAGATTTCCAGCAGTACCGCGATGAACTGATCATCTCCAGCAAAGCTGGCTGGGACATGTGGCCAGGGCCTTACGGGCAGGGCGGTGGTTCACGCAAATACGTGCTTGCCAGCCTTGATCAGAGCCTGCAACGCATGGGGCTCGATTACGTCGACATTTTCTACTCGCACCGCTTCGATCCGGACACCCCGCTGGAAGAGACCGCCAGCGCGCTCGCCACTGCTGTGCAGCAGGGCAAGGCGCTGTACATCGGTATCTCGTCGTATTCCGGGGCCAAGACTCGCGAAATCGCCGCGCTGCTCAAAGAGTGGAAAGTGCCGTTACTGATTCACCAGCCGGCATACAACCTGCTCAATCGCTGGGTCGAGAAGGACCTGCTGGACGCTACCGAAGAGCTGGGTGCTGGTGTGATCGCCTTTACCGCACTGGCGCAGGGGCTGCTGTCGGACAAATACCTGAACGGCGTGCCCAAGGATGCGCGGGTCAATCGTCCGGGCGGTGGTTCGCTGCAGGCTTCGCATTTGTCCGAACAGAACATCGCCCACGTGCGTGCACTCAACGACATTGCCCAGCGTCGTGGCCAGAGTCTGGCGCAGATGGCATTGGCCTGGACGCTGCGTGATCCACGTGTGACGTCAGCGCTGATCGGTGCGAGCCGCCCGGAGCAAATCATCGAAAACGTCGGTGCGCTGAAGAACCTGGCGTTCAGCAGCGAAGAACTGGCCGAGATCGACAGCTTCGCGGTGGAAGGTGGAATCAACCTGTGGGAGAAGCCGTCGCTGGCGGAGTAA
- a CDS encoding amidase, whose product MESALLDKSEARQHANNLRLLAALPCSASIERRERIVDYDIVELAALLREDNPQGLTAEQVFVEYWSRITQLNGPEEIYGDNGKYNAFVRLEHFSALLEQARLADRWLTSQDDERGPAPPLCGIPFGIKDSFAIQGLESKNGTQAFSGNLALRDATCVARLRAQGALIIGHTICSELSTHTVGQFAGNAWDPTRTPGGSSQGSGVAPVARLCAAALGEETAGSIIIPAAANGASVIKPSLGLVSGAGVMPLRTGWDVVGPMARSIRDASLILSIIAGPDGENDPQSLSAPSIGEQLSITPTPGSLPLEGLTIGIPQTDWMSSPGHPPAQSYDEDYSAAFVRFKDQLAALGAKVVDFPWLDAGAPENTPYTAPEPIHDVLNSDGSILMSVNAQAVTSYANQLETRHWSAVRDFAGSLENEDDREYLLRRYPEF is encoded by the coding sequence GTGGAAAGTGCATTACTCGATAAATCTGAAGCCCGACAGCATGCCAATAATTTACGTTTGCTTGCAGCACTACCGTGTAGTGCCAGCATTGAAAGACGCGAGCGGATTGTTGACTACGATATCGTCGAACTCGCCGCACTGCTGCGCGAAGACAATCCGCAAGGACTGACCGCCGAACAGGTGTTCGTCGAGTACTGGAGCCGCATCACCCAGCTCAACGGCCCGGAAGAAATCTATGGCGATAACGGCAAGTACAATGCTTTCGTGCGTCTTGAACATTTTTCGGCGCTCTTGGAGCAGGCAAGACTTGCCGATAGATGGCTGACCAGCCAGGACGATGAACGCGGCCCGGCCCCTCCGTTGTGCGGAATTCCCTTCGGCATAAAAGACTCTTTCGCCATCCAGGGCCTTGAAAGCAAAAACGGCACTCAGGCCTTTTCCGGCAACCTGGCATTACGTGATGCGACATGCGTCGCCCGGCTGAGGGCCCAGGGCGCACTGATTATCGGCCATACCATCTGCTCCGAACTCTCGACCCATACCGTCGGCCAGTTTGCCGGGAATGCGTGGGACCCGACGCGCACGCCGGGTGGGTCTAGTCAGGGCTCAGGGGTCGCCCCAGTTGCGCGTCTGTGCGCCGCAGCGCTGGGCGAAGAAACTGCGGGCTCGATTATCATCCCGGCGGCAGCCAATGGCGCCAGCGTAATAAAGCCGTCGCTGGGGCTGGTATCTGGCGCGGGTGTGATGCCACTGCGAACCGGCTGGGACGTGGTCGGCCCCATGGCCCGTTCGATTCGCGATGCATCGCTGATACTGTCGATAATTGCCGGCCCTGATGGAGAAAACGATCCGCAAAGCCTGTCGGCTCCGTCGATAGGCGAGCAGCTATCCATTACCCCGACCCCCGGCTCTCTTCCTCTGGAAGGGCTGACCATAGGCATTCCGCAGACGGACTGGATGTCTTCACCCGGTCACCCTCCCGCGCAATCTTACGACGAGGACTACAGCGCAGCCTTCGTCAGGTTCAAGGACCAGCTTGCAGCGCTGGGCGCAAAGGTCGTCGACTTCCCATGGCTGGATGCCGGAGCTCCTGAAAACACTCCTTACACCGCGCCCGAACCCATTCATGACGTGCTGAACAGTGATGGCAGCATTCTGATGAGTGTCAACGCCCAGGCCGTTACCAGTTACGCCAATCAACTGGAAACCCGGCACTGGTCGGCCGTGCGTGATTTTGCAGGCTCGCTGGAGAATGAAGACGACAGGGAATACCTGCTCCGAAGATACCCGGAGTTCTAA
- the ntrC gene encoding nitrogen regulation protein NR(I) has translation MSRSETVWIVDDDRSIRWVLEKALQQEGMTTQSFDSADGVMSRLARQQPDVIISDIRMPGASGLDLLARIREQHPRLPVIIMTAHSDLDSAVASYQGGAFEYLPKPFDVDEAVSLVKRANQHAQEQQGLDVPPTLTRTPEIIGEAPAMQEVFRAIGRLSHSNITVLINGESGTGKELVAHALHRHSPRSASPFIALNMAAIPKDLMESELFGHEKGAFTGAANLRRGRFEQADGGTLFLDEIGDMPADTQTRLLRVLADGEFYRVGGHTPVKVDVRIIAATHQNLEILVQAGKFREDLFHRLNVIRIHIPRMSDRREDIPTLAKHFLSRAAQELSVEPKLLKAETEEYLKHLPWPGNVRQLENTCRWITVMASGREVHISDLPPELLSLPQDAAPVTNWEQALRQWADQALSRGQSSLLDSAVPTFERIMIETALKHTAGRRRDAAVLLGWGRNTLTRKIKELGMKIDGGDDDEADEG, from the coding sequence ATGAGCCGTAGTGAAACTGTCTGGATCGTAGACGACGATCGTTCTATCCGCTGGGTACTGGAAAAAGCCTTGCAACAGGAAGGCATGACCACGCAAAGCTTCGACAGCGCCGACGGGGTGATGAGCCGTCTGGCCCGTCAGCAACCGGACGTGATCATCTCAGACATTCGCATGCCCGGTGCCAGTGGCCTGGACCTGCTGGCGCGGATTCGCGAGCAACACCCGCGCTTGCCAGTGATCATCATGACGGCGCATTCGGACCTGGACAGCGCGGTTGCCTCGTATCAGGGGGGCGCTTTCGAGTACCTGCCCAAGCCGTTCGACGTCGACGAAGCCGTCTCGCTGGTCAAGCGCGCCAACCAGCACGCTCAGGAACAGCAAGGCCTGGACGTCCCGCCGACCCTGACCCGCACCCCTGAAATCATCGGCGAAGCGCCAGCGATGCAGGAAGTGTTTCGGGCCATCGGGCGGCTGAGTCATTCCAACATCACCGTGCTGATCAACGGCGAATCGGGGACTGGTAAAGAGCTGGTTGCTCACGCCCTGCACCGTCACAGCCCGCGTTCGGCTTCGCCGTTCATCGCCCTGAACATGGCGGCGATTCCCAAGGACCTGATGGAATCGGAGTTGTTCGGCCACGAGAAAGGCGCTTTCACCGGCGCGGCCAACCTGCGTCGCGGCCGCTTCGAGCAGGCAGACGGCGGCACGCTGTTCCTCGATGAAATCGGCGACATGCCGGCCGACACGCAAACCCGGCTGCTGAGGGTTCTGGCGGACGGCGAGTTCTATCGGGTTGGCGGTCATACGCCGGTCAAGGTCGACGTGCGGATCATTGCTGCAACGCACCAGAACCTGGAAATCCTCGTGCAGGCCGGCAAGTTCCGTGAGGACTTGTTCCACCGCCTGAACGTGATCCGTATCCACATTCCGCGCATGTCGGACCGTCGCGAAGACATTCCGACGCTGGCCAAGCACTTCCTGAGCCGCGCGGCACAGGAGCTGTCTGTCGAGCCCAAACTGCTCAAGGCCGAGACCGAGGAATACCTCAAGCACCTGCCGTGGCCGGGTAACGTTCGTCAACTTGAGAACACCTGCCGCTGGATCACGGTCATGGCCTCGGGTCGTGAAGTGCACATCAGCGATCTGCCGCCGGAACTGCTCAGCCTGCCGCAGGACGCCGCCCCGGTCACCAACTGGGAACAGGCGCTGCGTCAGTGGGCCGACCAGGCGTTGTCTCGCGGTCAGTCCAGCTTGCTGGACAGCGCGGTGCCGACCTTCGAGCGGATCATGATCGAAACCGCCCTCAAGCACACCGCCGGCCGCCGCCGCGACGCCGCGGTACTGCTGGGCTGGGGACGCAATACCCTGACCCGCAAGATCAAGGAACTGGGCATGAAGATCGACGGCGGGGATGACGACGAGGCCGACGAAGGCTGA
- the glnL gene encoding nitrogen regulation protein NR(II) codes for MTISDALHRLLLDNLTTATILLNSDLRLEYMNPAAEMLLAISGQRSHGQFISELFTESAEALSSLRQAVEQAHPFTKREAMLTALAGQTLTVDYAVTPILSKGETLLLLEVHPRDRLLRITKEEAQLSKQETTKMLVRGLAHEIKNPLGGIRGAAQLLARELPEESLKDYTNVIIEEADRLRNLVDRMLGSNKLPSLAMTNVHEVLERVCSLVEAESQGCITLVRDYDPSIPDVLIDREQMIQAVLNIVRNAMQAISGQNELRLGRITLRTRAMRQFTIGHVRHRLVSKIEIIDNGPGIPAELQETIFYPMVSGRPDGTGLGLAITQNIISQHQGLIECDSHPGHTTFSIFLPLEQGAAST; via the coding sequence ATGACTATCAGCGACGCGCTGCACAGACTGTTACTGGATAACCTGACCACTGCCACCATTCTGCTCAACTCCGACCTGCGACTTGAGTACATGAACCCGGCGGCTGAAATGCTGCTGGCGATCAGCGGGCAGCGCAGCCATGGGCAGTTCATCAGCGAGCTGTTCACCGAGTCGGCTGAAGCACTGAGTTCACTGCGTCAAGCAGTAGAACAGGCACACCCGTTTACCAAGCGCGAAGCAATGCTTACCGCGCTCGCCGGCCAGACCCTGACAGTCGACTACGCCGTAACGCCGATCCTCAGCAAAGGCGAAACCCTGCTGCTGCTCGAAGTACACCCGCGTGACCGTCTGCTGCGCATCACCAAAGAAGAAGCGCAACTGTCCAAGCAGGAAACCACCAAAATGCTGGTGCGCGGCCTGGCCCATGAAATAAAGAATCCGCTCGGCGGGATTCGCGGGGCAGCACAACTGCTCGCCCGCGAACTGCCTGAAGAAAGCCTCAAGGACTACACCAACGTCATCATCGAAGAGGCCGACCGCCTGCGTAATCTGGTCGACCGCATGCTGGGCTCCAACAAGCTGCCTTCGCTGGCGATGACCAATGTGCATGAAGTGCTCGAACGGGTGTGCAGCCTGGTCGAAGCCGAAAGCCAGGGTTGCATCACGCTGGTGCGCGACTATGACCCAAGCATTCCCGATGTATTGATCGACCGCGAGCAGATGATTCAGGCCGTCCTCAATATCGTGCGCAACGCAATGCAGGCCATCAGCGGCCAGAACGAGTTGCGCCTGGGCCGAATCACCCTGCGAACCCGCGCCATGCGCCAGTTCACCATTGGCCATGTGCGCCATCGGCTGGTCAGCAAGATCGAAATCATCGACAACGGTCCGGGTATCCCGGCCGAGCTTCAGGAAACCATTTTCTACCCGATGGTCAGTGGCCGCCCGGATGGTACAGGGCTCGGTCTTGCCATTACCCAGAACATCATCAGCCAGCACCAGGGCCTGATCGAGTGTGACAGCCATCCCGGCCACACCACGTTCTCGATCTTCCTGCCGCTGGAACAAGGAGCAGCTTCGACATGA
- a CDS encoding DUF4124 domain-containing protein has product MRSLLICLLLLAALPALADVYTYIDAQGNRVFTDQPHKNAKRVDIPPSNNMTGTPPTRTLKASPRPAPPAPMFHYQLLRILVPEPDATLNNPSGEFIVTVTSEPVLQPGHSYRLLLDGVAVGQPGRSPVFPVSNIDRGTHQLSVEIFDELGRVLEKTPNQPLHVQRVSLAQKRMTNPCKDEQYGVRPECPLKDKPEPKSSILPFF; this is encoded by the coding sequence ATGCGCAGCCTGCTCATCTGTTTGTTGCTGCTGGCGGCGCTGCCTGCGCTGGCCGACGTCTATACCTACATCGACGCGCAGGGCAATAGGGTGTTTACCGATCAACCGCACAAGAACGCCAAGCGCGTTGACATCCCGCCCAGCAACAACATGACCGGCACGCCGCCCACCCGAACCCTGAAAGCCAGCCCCAGGCCAGCACCTCCGGCGCCGATGTTTCACTACCAGCTTTTGAGAATTCTGGTCCCCGAGCCCGACGCGACGCTGAACAACCCGAGTGGCGAATTCATCGTCACCGTGACCAGTGAGCCGGTTCTGCAGCCGGGCCACAGCTACCGGTTGCTACTGGACGGCGTTGCTGTCGGCCAGCCTGGACGCAGCCCGGTGTTTCCGGTGAGCAATATTGATCGCGGCACCCATCAGCTGTCGGTGGAAATTTTCGATGAGCTCGGCCGGGTGCTGGAAAAGACCCCAAATCAGCCGCTTCACGTGCAGCGCGTTTCCCTGGCGCAGAAGCGCATGACCAATCCCTGCAAGGACGAGCAATACGGCGTTCGTCCGGAATGTCCGCTCAAGGACAAACCAGAGCCCAAAAGCAGCATTCTGCCGTTCTTCTGA
- a CDS encoding DUF4124 domain-containing protein, with translation MRQSLICLLLLISLPAMAQIYKYTDANGNTAFSNQPPNGTRTEVVELPPLNSIETQSPSRPAANSAPQSPPASAPAQTQPQTAYEVLALQDLPTDEALRANNGTFIIGVKIQPRLQENHRLQLLLDGNLYGQPSNLPRFQVVNIDRGEHSFAVVVKDGERIIQQSETITLNVQRVHLGKP, from the coding sequence ATGCGTCAAAGCCTGATTTGCCTGCTGCTGTTGATCAGCCTGCCTGCCATGGCGCAGATCTATAAGTACACCGACGCGAACGGCAATACCGCGTTCAGCAATCAGCCACCCAATGGCACCAGGACCGAAGTGGTCGAGTTGCCGCCGCTGAACAGCATTGAAACCCAGAGCCCCTCAAGACCGGCAGCGAACAGCGCCCCGCAATCGCCCCCCGCATCTGCGCCTGCCCAGACTCAGCCACAAACCGCCTACGAGGTACTGGCGCTGCAAGACCTGCCGACCGATGAGGCCTTACGCGCAAACAACGGCACATTCATCATTGGCGTGAAGATCCAGCCGCGCCTGCAGGAGAACCATCGCCTGCAACTGCTGCTGGACGGCAATCTGTACGGCCAGCCGTCCAACCTGCCGCGTTTTCAGGTGGTCAATATCGACCGTGGCGAACACAGCTTCGCCGTGGTGGTGAAGGATGGCGAGCGGATCATTCAGCAGAGCGAGACGATTACCCTGAACGTGCAACGCGTTCATCTCGGCAAGCCATGA